The proteins below come from a single Aspergillus oryzae RIB40 DNA, chromosome 5 genomic window:
- a CDS encoding putative GATA transcription factor (Ams2) (predicted protein) has translation MESQDGISVRPMRLKVLYTFDDASKTNCLARWPHLLDIQTAALDEKTQIGVIELKTCIQAIVSASPELVAKLGQDYTVYAYDYSEYETPLVGQGMLSWVLASASTTPNAPAHQSETMVTGRVCKNVLGLFSKGAQETLEVKLRLVPVPTVMQSEYLESMRKYRELSTVIPHEFDAQTWTNFLRQNPGLMTPSITQQPERTESPMDHSAIERFHQLLSEGSTPREFPPVSANGYRSVSPSQSALAAGSRVSTPGGQRSLYQQDQVSQPTQQQSQQPRLDRAQSDIIRPSSSASMRDSDFAIQSRYASRRESIQSGYGSCEESGESQPRKRAKLYRAECPGKSDFNIERQPSSLRVAASTAASVRIHRPTPINPAIAAAQNSHEEPVRPPTPISNTNDLPRRARTMPSLLRESSVQSNNYESPYNASDDQTPIECNTHSPEESRYQGLFEPSFSMPSSPPVLDCSFAARSSPVLPPMVTDPDSGFMSGGMEELLDEDIGTPLEDYTRPVTNDAGSEKRRDHPAVQASSPVGARPNQETRNENTVVGDESQGQPAKESAPAPPRAPASAAGSRPSSRASFRQAPKPLAPAPMSQSEIEQLISAIPASDPVMPSQSQGQNSAWAAGPMSDFTAAETPAPQRVAEDGKVRSGAGARRLRQVQARLDKCIRDGQVPPYCENCGAIETPTWRRAWSKEIIGNEQEADEMKKDSGMLFWQSLERNDQDKVTKFKIYKKSLADIDNDFAQVLLCNPCGLWLHKFKSMRPENKWNKSSNGKRKRPPRNRRGGGPLSTNGAATRSQSRAELTKVDGSSPVASDASSPAAEDGITPRDTNNNENENEDDSQEPPSKRRRATSLEPRKSSDTAGSRWQEDNAIEALRRAIQSSPARNFESRNSATAGENSLTPKSVRRVLFPNSQAEGGPLKALGESVLNSPRRSPRVASHESAKQPQDKENGTSDLDCLFESPSFELDLPTSPTPRRRNPRTGVLGEKSLSLPGHSPSSSKVRKDINTTPTKLTAQRLQRIQNSPGSSPRQGKTPKQSRLHMPELPSLPDDAFSADAFGGMDKVIVDIFSDAPATNADSLFGFDPTKCPSSSNWPDWLPSDYVSPNGSEEEQNNGDDDSGNLINALLSNSDLHKENHFDIFNLDSNILDSGFFSSDALDTDVMALNVKAKSAEGSSHKEQAQNNTPNAS, from the exons ATGGAATCTCAGGACGGAATTTCCGTCCGGCCTATGAGGC TGAAGGTACTTTACACATTTGACGATGCCAGCAAGACAAATTGCTTGGCTCGGTggcctcatcttctggatatccaGACTGCTGCCCTGGATGAGAAGACACAAATTGGGGTCATCGAGCTGAAGACTTGTATTCAAGCCATTGTCTCCGCCAG CCCCGAGTTGGTTGCGAAACTGGGACAAGACTACACCGTTTATGCCTACGATTACTCCGAATATGAGACGCCTTTGGTTGGACAGGGAATGCTATCATGGGTTCTTGCTTCGGCTTCTACCACGCCAAATGCCCCAGCTCATCAATCGGAAACCATGGTCACTGGTCGTGTTTGCAAAAATGTGTTGGGATTGTTCTCGAAGGGTGCTCAGGAGACACTGGAGGTGAAGTTGCGGTTAGTGCCCGTTCCCACGGTCATGCAGAGCGAATACCTGGAAAGCATGCGGAAGTATCGGGAGCTGAGCACTGTTATTCCCCACGAATTCGATGCGCAGACGTGGACCAATTTCTTGCGTCAAAACCCGGGTTTGATGACACCCTCTATCACCCAGCAACCGGAACGGACGGAATCGCCTATGGACCACTCCGCAATTGAGCGTTTTCATCAATTACTCAGCGAGGGCTCGACGCCAAGAGAATTTCCACCTGTCTCTGCAAATGGGTATCGATCTGTATCACCTTCGCAGTCTGCCTTGGCAGCTGGAAGCAGAGTATCCACTCCTGGGGGCCAACGGTCACTTTATCAGCAGGACCAGGTTTCTCAACCAACACAACAGCAGTCACAACAACCCCGTCTGGACCGCGCGCAGAGTGATATCATCCGTCCCTCCTCTAGTGCTTCTATGCGAGATTCAGACTTCGCTATTCAGTCTCGATATGCCAGCCGCAGGGAATCCATTCAGTCGGGCTACGGTAGTTGCGAGGAGTCCGGAGAGTCCCAACCTCGGAAACGAGCTAAGCTGTATCGAGCGGAATGCCCTGGGAAGTCAGACTTCAACATCGAGAGGCAGCCGAGCTCCCTGCGGGTAGCGGCGAGTACAGCTGCTTCTGTTCGTATTCACCGCCCCACGCCAATCAATCCTGCCATCGCTGCTGCTCAGAATTCCCATGAAGAACCGGTTCGGCCACCCACCCCTATCTCCAATACGAATGACCTCCCTCGCCGGGCACGCACCATGCCGAGCCTTCTGCGTGAATCGTCCGTCCAGAGCAACAACTACGAGTCCCCATATAACGCTAGCGATGACCAAACTCCCATTGAATGCAACACGCACTCTCCAGAAGAGTCTCGTTACCAAGGTCTTTTCGAGCCTTCATTCAGCATGCCATCCTCGCCCCCCGTATTGGACTGCAGCTTCGCAGCCCGCTCCAGCCCAGTTCTCCCACCTATGGTCACTGATCCTGATTCTGGATTCATGAGTGGTGGCATGGAAGAACTTTTAGATGAAGACATCGGCACACCGTTAGAAGATTACACAAGGCCTGTGACGAACGACGCTGGCAGTGAGAAGCGGAGAGACCACCCAGCAGTGCAGGCCAGTTCACCTGTTGGCGCTCGCCCGAACCAGGAGACCCGAAATGAGAATACCGTCGTCGGCGATGAGTCCCAAGGACAACCTGCGAAGGAATCAGCCCCCGCACCTCCCCGTGCACCAGCTAGCGCTGCGGGCTCGAGGCCGTCTTCACGCGCAAGCTTTAGACAGGCTCCTAAGCCTCTGGCCCCTGCTCCTATGTCCCAGAGTGAGATAGAGCAGCTAATAAGCGCAATTCCCGCAAGTGACCCCGTTATGCCATCACAATCTCAAGGCCAGAATTCCGCTTGGGCAGCTGGGCCAATGAGTGATTTCACCGCTGCAGAGACCCCTGCTCCGCAGCGAGTGGCAGAGGACGGCAAAGTCCGCAGTGGGGCGGGTGCGAGAAGATTAAGACAGGTTCAGGCACGCCTCGATAAATGCATTCGCGATGGACAGGTTCCCCCTTACTGTGAAAACTGTGGTGCGATCGAGACCCCTACATGGCGTAGGGCCTggtccaaggagatcattggGAATGAGCAAGAGGCCgatgaaatgaagaaggatTCGGGCATGTTGTTTTGGCAGTCTCTCGAGCGGAATGATCAAGACAAAGTTACCAAATTCAAGATCTACAAGAAGAGTCTCGCTGACATCGACAATGACTTTGCTCAAGTCCTTCTTTGCAACC CATGCGGCCTTTGGCTTCACAAGTTTAAGTCCATGCGACCAGAGAACAAATGGAACAAATCCTCAAATGGTAAGAGGAAGCGTCCACCTAGGAACCGCAGGGGAGGCGGCCCCCTTTCAACCAATGGTGCTGCAACTAGGAGCCAAAGTCGAGCTGAGTTGACCAAAGTGGATGGTTCCTCGCCCGTCGCATCCGATGCCTCGTCCCCGGCAGCAGAAGACGGCATAACCCCTCGTGATACCAACAACAATGAAAACGAGAACGAGGATGATTCCCAGGAACCCCCGTCCAAGCGGCGGCGCGCAACCAGTTTGGAACCCCGGAAGTCATCGGACACTGCGGGAAGTCGTTGGCAAGAGGACAATGCGATCGAGGCCCTCAGGCGAGCTATCCAGTCTAGTCCTGCTAGGAATTTCGAGAGTCGCAATTCTGCCACGGCGGGTGAGAATAGTCTTACTCCCAAATCTGTACGGAGAGTTCTGTTTCCTAATTCGCAGGCTGAGGGCGGCCCTTTGAAAGCTCTAGGCGAGTCGGTTCTGAACAGCCCACGCCGTAGCCCTCGCGTGGCTTCTCACGAGTCTGCCAAGCAACCTCAGGACAAAGAGAATGGCACTTCTGACCTAGACTGTCTCTTTGAGAGCCCGAGCTTTGAGCTAGACCTGCCTACCAGCCCTACCCCAAGGCGGCGCAATCCTCGCACCGGCGTGTTGGGTGAAAAGTCGCTTTCGTTGCCGGGTCACTCACCTTCGTCGTCTAAAGTACGGAaggacatcaacaccacccccacGAAACTTACCGCGCAACGGCTCCAGCGCATCCAAAATAGCCCCGGATCATCGCCACGCCAGGGTAAAACCCCCAAGCAGTCGCGCCTTCACATGCCTGAATTGCCCTCTCTCCCCGACGATGCCTTCAGTGCGGATGCATTCGGCGGAATGGATAAAGTTATTGTGGATATCTTCTCTGATGCTCCTGCCACGAACGCTGACTCCTTGTTCGGCTTTGACCCAACCAAATGCCCGTCCAGTAGCAACTGGCCGGATTGGTTGCCGTCCGACTACGTCTCGCCCAATGGATCTGAGGAAGAGCAGAATAACGGAGATGATGATTCTGGTAATCT
- a CDS encoding putative dihydroxyacetone kinase (DakA) (dihydroxyacetone kinase/glycerone kinase) — protein MSAQTKHFFSDPNHLVVTALHSLTLTNPSLAFDPENKIIFRRPDSLKKKKVAIVSGGGSGHEPAFAGFVGQGFLDASVAGTIFASPSAVQIRKAALDCVDNEQGVLIIPMNYTGDVLNFGMAAEKARAAGIKTEFFAINDDAGVGKKKGGKVGRRGIGGGILVLKIVSALAETGASLEEIYRVAQQANSLLATVGSSLEHVHIPGRPASEDTIPVGEVEVGMGIHNEPGSHRMKFTLPELVKTMLFQILDHNDPDRAFITREPGDEFVLLINNLGGVSSLELSGITDEVYRQLERDYSIKPVRVIQGTFLTSLNGLGFSASLLKLADNGLGAGKSFLELLDAPAEAVGWSAPIPASTWDRRTDAPVELKKTKLAEQQPSNLKLDPATIRKVLGAGLRRIIDAEPTVTRYDTIVGDGDCGVGLKRGAEAVLALLEDNFSSLDEDVVKTVNRIVTIVENTMDGTSGAIYAIFLNALVHGLREQDKGKSTPATAEVWGEALKYSLGALGKYTPAKPGDRTMIDALVPFCTTLRDTKDVHAAAKAAQEGTEATKSMKASLGRSVYVGGEDEWVGKVPDPGAYGLSEFFTGLVEAIPKQA, from the exons ATGTCTGCACAAA CCAAACACTTCTTCTCGGACCCGAACCATCTGGTTGTCACCGCCCTCCATTCTTTGACTCTCACAAAcccttctcttgctttcgACCCTGAGAACAAGATCATTTTCCGTCGCCCTGATTCGctcaaaaagaagaaggtcgcGATTGTTTCCGGCGGTGGCTCTGGCCACGAACCGGCTTTCGCAGGCTTTGTCGGCCAGGGATTCCTGGATGCTTCAGTCGCTGGCACGATCTTCGCCTCGCCCTCTGCCGTACAAATCCGTAAAGCTGCTCTCGACTGTGTTGACAATGAGCAAGgtgtcctcatcatccccatgAACTACACCGGCGATGTGCTCAACTTCGGTATGGCTGCCGAGAAGGCACGTGCCGCCGGAATCAAGACTGAATTTTTTGCTATCAATGACGACGCTGGCGTcggcaagaagaagggcggAAAAGTTGGCCGCCGCGGTATTGGTGGCGGAATCCTCGTCCTGAAAATCGTCAGCGCCTTGGCTGAGACTGG TGCTTCTCTCGAAGAAATCTACCGTGTTGCTCAACAGGCAAACTCGCTGCTCGCAACCGTAGGCTCTTCTCTAGAGCACGTCCACATTCCCGGCAGACCTGCTTCTGAAGATACTATTCCTGTCGGGGAGGTCGAAGTTGGAATGGGTATTCACAACGAACCTGGATCTCATCGAATGAAATTCACTTTGCCAGAGCTGGTGAAGACCATGCTTTTCCAAATCTTGGATCACAACGATCCCGACCGTGCTTTCATCACACGCGAACCGGGCGACGAGTTCGTGCTCCTGATTAACAACCTGGGTGGTGTGAGCAGCCTGGAGCTCTCTGGTATCACCGATGAAGTATACCGTCAGCTTGAGCGGGACTACAGCATCAAACCCGTACGAGTCATTCAAGGAACTTTTCTGACCAGTCTCAACGGGCTGGGCTTCAGTGCTTCCCTGTTGAAGCTCGCTGATAATGGCTTGGGTGCTGGCAAGTCtttccttgagcttttggATGCTCCCGCTGAGGCAGTTGGTTGGTCCGCTCCAATCCCAGCTTCCACCTGGGACCGTCGCACCGATGCTCCTGTAGAGCtcaagaagaccaagttaGCTGAGCAACAGCCTAGTAACCTCAAGT TGGACCCTGCTACTATCAGGAAAGTCTTGGGAGCTGGTCTCCGGCGCATCATTGACGCCGAACCGACGGTTACTCGCTACGATACGATTGTCGGAGACGGTGACTGTGGTGTTGGCTTGAAACGTGGTGCCGAGGCTGTTCTTGCACTCCTTGAGGACAACTTCTCAAGCCTGGATGAAGACGTGGTTAAAACCGTCAACCGCATCGTTACCATTGTGGAGAACACCATGGATGGTACTTCCGGTGCCATCTAcgccatcttcttgaacGCACTTGTGCACGGTCTCCGGGAGCAAGACAAGGGCAAATCGACTCCTGCCACAGCTGAAGTCTGGGGCGAGGCCTTGAAATACTCGCTCGGAGCCCTCGGAAAATACACCCCCGCCAAGCCTGGTGACCGTACTATGATCGATGCTCTTGTTCCCTTCTGTACCACTCTGCGCGACACTAAGGATGTCCATGCTGCTGCTAAGGCTGCTCAAGAGGGAACTGAAGCGACGAAGAGCATGAAGGCCAGCTTGGGACGGTCTGTCTATGTGGGTGGTGAAGACGAGTGGGTGGGTAAGGTCCCTGACCCAGGTGCTTACGGACTCAGCGAATTCTTCACTGGGCTTGTCGAAGCCATTCCAAAGCAAGCATGA
- a CDS encoding mRNA splicing protein SMD2 (small nuclear ribonucleoprotein (snRNP) Sm core protein): MSTDPKIQDLLNKPKSELTEYEVSLVEEHELTAGPLSLLQTATRTHTQVLIACRSNRRLLARVKAFDRHCNMVLENVKEMWTEKPKGGKGKGVNKDRFISKMFLRGDSVILVLLS; the protein is encoded by the exons ATGTCGACCGACCCAAAGATCCA GGACCTGCTTAACAAGCCCAAGAGTGAGCTTAC TGAATACGAGGTCTCCCTCGTCGAGGAACATGAGCTCACAGCTGGccccctctccctcctccaaACCGCCACTCGCACACACACCCAGGTCCTGATCGCCTGCCGTAGCAACCGTCGCCTGCTCGCTCGCGTGAAGGCGTTCGATCGCCACTGCAAcatggtgttggagaacGTCAAGGAAATGTGGACAGAGAAGCCCAAGGGCGGTAAAGGCAAGGGTGTCAACAAGGATCGCTTCATCAGCAAGAT GTTCCTGCGTGGTGACTCCGTCATCCTCGTTCTGCTCAGTTGA